A window of the Oscillospiraceae bacterium genome harbors these coding sequences:
- a CDS encoding glycosyl hydrolase family 28-related protein produces the protein MYSDLISVRDFGALPDGKTDCSSAIKQALAQIPCGGTLYFPRGEYLVEQPVTISISHLKMVGDGRQSHIIYTYDQKDSDSDKSSSLFYFPSGTNDIRISELQIEYRGRFFEKLGESYSGKISAFYFSACDDVVVEKIEIFGFNANGIFINGTPDNYAKRCIIDKCYLHHNRVAGVLYGYVDGISLTNNAFEYHGSPYDGGTGYGCAGWSGGMPKNIQVIGNRASYNYRKGIDLHAGESAVIEGNICDNNLLYGIYVEGPNTKNAIIRGNIISNMVCERLPYNATYNWNMAISFGVYSETKDTSLDRNYIINDNEILNFSFTEGDAWPIYAYYSQTSGMIQIKNNIIRAKKITNAVALHAAVNHSFHSKVCLDISGNQIFCERCINAPFDIDKFDSLTFRDNRFNCVGECGSPAVYIPGHEANTIITDGNVISCGSFVKGNHLSAENDLITDKLIYMPLENKNNHTVKLYGRDLINGALARTAD, from the coding sequence ATGTATAGCGATTTAATTTCAGTCCGGGATTTTGGCGCATTGCCTGATGGTAAAACAGATTGTTCCTCCGCCATAAAGCAAGCGCTCGCACAGATACCCTGCGGCGGCACATTATATTTTCCCCGCGGCGAATACCTTGTTGAACAGCCAGTCACGATTTCAATATCTCATCTTAAAATGGTCGGTGACGGAAGGCAATCACATATCATATACACTTATGATCAAAAAGACAGCGACAGCGATAAGTCCTCTTCTCTTTTCTATTTTCCATCCGGAACAAATGATATAAGAATCAGCGAGCTTCAGATAGAATACCGCGGCAGGTTTTTTGAAAAGCTTGGCGAAAGCTATTCGGGTAAAATCTCCGCGTTTTATTTCTCGGCCTGCGATGATGTTGTCGTCGAGAAGATTGAAATATTCGGCTTCAACGCCAACGGTATATTTATTAACGGAACCCCGGATAATTACGCTAAACGTTGTATAATTGATAAATGCTATTTACATCATAATCGCGTAGCCGGTGTCCTTTACGGCTATGTCGACGGCATATCGCTTACGAACAACGCTTTTGAATATCACGGCTCGCCATATGACGGCGGCACCGGATACGGCTGTGCAGGATGGTCGGGCGGAATGCCGAAAAACATACAGGTGATCGGGAACAGAGCTTCATATAATTACCGCAAGGGGATTGATCTTCATGCCGGAGAAAGCGCTGTAATCGAGGGTAATATTTGCGACAATAATTTATTATACGGCATTTATGTGGAGGGTCCCAACACTAAAAACGCGATAATCCGCGGCAATATAATCAGTAATATGGTCTGCGAAAGGCTTCCTTACAACGCGACATATAACTGGAATATGGCCATTTCCTTCGGCGTATACTCTGAAACAAAGGATACCTCGCTTGATCGTAATTATATAATCAACGATAATGAAATATTAAATTTCTCATTTACCGAAGGAGACGCATGGCCGATCTACGCATATTATTCCCAGACATCAGGAATGATTCAGATAAAGAATAATATAATTCGCGCTAAAAAGATCACAAACGCGGTTGCGCTCCATGCCGCCGTCAACCATTCGTTCCACAGCAAAGTATGTCTCGACATAAGCGGAAACCAAATATTCTGCGAACGTTGTATCAACGCGCCGTTTGATATCGATAAATTCGATTCACTCACATTCCGTGACAATCGGTTCAACTGTGTCGGAGAATGTGGCTCGCCCGCGGTTTATATACCCGGACATGAGGCAAATACCATAATCACCGACGGCAATGTTATTTCCTGCGGAAGCTTTGTCAAAGGAAATCACTTATCCGCAGAAAATGATCTGATAACGGATAAGCTTATTTATATGCCTCTCGAAAACAAGAACAACCATACGGTAAAGCTTTATGGTCGCGATCTGATAAACGGCGCTTTGGCGCGTACTGCCGATTAA
- a CDS encoding DUF192 domain-containing protein: MTEAKTVLSSSENNNTKADGNNISQSIAINNSSLCVKYMGKCLSEHIKKIDGFFDAAITAPKIHSADNECFLIRSHMHMFMKKISTRSDLLYLSSRNRVITVHENVVPKKLPSPMRDCHAVLSLPVGFVTANKIKMGEYIELS, encoded by the coding sequence ATGACAGAAGCAAAAACAGTATTGTCATCTTCTGAGAACAATAATACAAAAGCCGACGGAAATAATATATCTCAATCCATTGCAATAAATAACAGCTCTCTCTGTGTAAAGTACATGGGTAAATGTTTATCTGAACATATTAAAAAGATTGACGGATTTTTTGATGCGGCTATAACAGCACCAAAAATACATTCTGCCGACAATGAATGCTTTCTTATCAGATCTCATATGCATATGTTTATGAAAAAAATATCAACGCGTTCAGATCTTTTATATCTTTCAAGCCGCAACCGTGTTATAACCGTACATGAAAATGTCGTACCAAAAAAGCTGCCGTCTCCGATGCGTGACTGCCATGCCGTTCTTTCTTTACCTGTCGGATTCGTAACAGCCAATAAAATTAAAATGGGCGAGTATATCGAACTTTCCTGA
- a CDS encoding GGDEF domain-containing protein: MFAVHFKKASVINDDIVNTVCFLVLGIATGEFLRYARLENIEMKRRAEIQKYTDFLTGLLNRRSFFECLSCNKHTSIDDKPAAIAMLDLDRFKSFNDTYGHQAGDECLHRIGSCLLNFQSRNAIKAFRYGGDESIIVGFSSCRDKFLNIVNEMRTAIETLEIPSSGSEHPIITVSIGVAFRDDDSENYEQLVSRADQALYAAKSNGRNRVVLFQNEMGAPFKASSVSLDKE; the protein is encoded by the coding sequence ATGTTTGCAGTTCATTTTAAAAAAGCATCTGTTATTAATGACGACATAGTCAATACAGTCTGCTTTTTGGTTCTCGGAATCGCAACTGGAGAATTTTTGAGATATGCGAGACTGGAAAATATCGAGATGAAACGCCGTGCCGAGATTCAGAAATATACGGATTTTCTCACCGGATTATTAAACCGCAGGAGTTTTTTTGAATGTTTGTCATGTAATAAGCACACAAGCATCGATGATAAGCCTGCTGCCATTGCTATGCTCGATCTTGACCGCTTTAAAAGCTTCAACGATACATACGGGCATCAGGCAGGAGATGAATGTCTGCATCGCATCGGCAGCTGTCTGTTAAACTTTCAAAGCAGAAATGCAATAAAAGCTTTCCGTTATGGAGGCGACGAATCAATTATTGTCGGCTTTTCCTCCTGCCGTGACAAATTTTTAAATATAGTAAATGAAATGCGTACCGCTATAGAAACACTTGAGATTCCGAGTTCGGGATCAGAGCATCCTATAATAACTGTAAGTATCGGCGTGGCTTTCAGAGATGATGACAGCGAAAATTATGAGCAGTTGGTCAGCCGTGCCGATCAAGCGCTTTATGCAGCAAAAAGCAATGGACGAAATCGGGTGGTGTTGTTTCAAAATGAGATGGGAGCGCCGTTTAAAGCGTCGTCAGTTAGCCTTGATAAGGAATAA
- a CDS encoding DUF6056 family protein has protein sequence MKSIITKKNIFSVICLIASLACLIIIINNILLYADDYYYGTFFRDGFISFIMKNVEHYKTFNGRVIVHLLAEAIIPLGTVVFSIVAGMILYASFYFSSKAFSHNSAFFIALSFSAVLLIPVRILRESLLWRSAFFNYVYPSFMIIMVLWFLKRNVTKGKIPVTGVFLLFLCGATTEQCGFAAICLTLSVTLSEIKYKNINIKEIILKSCLPCFLGWITVMLSPATITRAGRENSCGIENLLGKINPAEILNRLWSLSKQLFSPQGAGLFCVLIALASFIAIKSNKTLRHISFFWGCLLGTYLLWQTDSKALCISIFVLNTVYTVYLIYILIKTESLRYQGILLITAYASVFVMLGTESIYPRTFLPFILLIIPVISSFLTEAFSEKTFFPAIAAVIGVAVIFPTIKGYVYNKSIDNINISNVRNSGQKISYCLDYDDLYRHTMMQDDGYFYQTFREYYRIEENSLIDFCGKNMPCVFVNGKYIGYPAAYINNKLYIPIELVLKELGGTEAYYDGMTHFSYKNVEYIYDSKAKNISCNDGKYIKNVSLGDKVISAIYFSIPSDIACEIFDLDVKVDGKGNIEINS, from the coding sequence ATGAAAAGCATAATAACAAAAAAGAATATATTCTCTGTAATATGCCTGATTGCTTCGCTTGCTTGTTTGATAATTATCATAAATAATATCCTTTTATATGCGGATGATTACTATTACGGTACATTTTTCAGAGATGGATTCATAAGCTTTATTATGAAAAATGTAGAGCATTACAAGACCTTCAACGGAAGAGTTATCGTTCATCTGCTTGCGGAAGCGATAATACCGTTAGGTACGGTTGTGTTTTCCATCGTTGCAGGTATGATACTTTATGCGTCTTTTTATTTTTCGAGTAAGGCTTTCAGCCACAACAGTGCTTTTTTTATCGCGCTCTCGTTTTCGGCAGTGCTGCTTATTCCGGTTCGGATTTTACGCGAGAGCCTTTTATGGAGATCTGCCTTTTTTAATTATGTTTATCCGTCTTTTATGATAATTATGGTTCTTTGGTTTTTAAAACGGAATGTAACAAAAGGTAAAATTCCTGTAACCGGGGTATTTTTATTGTTTTTATGCGGTGCTACCACCGAGCAGTGCGGATTTGCGGCAATATGCCTGACGCTCTCCGTTACTTTAAGTGAAATAAAATATAAAAATATAAATATCAAAGAAATCATCTTAAAAAGTTGTCTTCCGTGTTTTTTAGGATGGATCACCGTTATGCTTTCTCCGGCTACGATAACTCGGGCAGGTAGAGAAAATTCATGTGGGATTGAGAATTTACTCGGAAAAATAAACCCGGCAGAAATATTAAATCGGCTTTGGTCATTATCAAAGCAGCTTTTTTCTCCACAGGGCGCAGGTCTGTTTTGCGTTTTAATCGCATTGGCGTCCTTTATTGCAATAAAATCAAATAAAACGCTTAGACATATATCCTTTTTCTGGGGATGCTTACTAGGAACTTATTTATTATGGCAGACTGACAGTAAGGCTTTATGCATTTCTATTTTTGTTTTAAATACCGTTTATACAGTATATCTTATATACATTTTAATTAAAACGGAATCTCTGCGTTATCAGGGCATTTTACTTATCACCGCGTACGCAAGCGTTTTTGTCATGCTTGGTACCGAATCTATATATCCGCGTACCTTCCTTCCGTTTATACTGCTTATTATACCGGTGATATCAAGCTTTTTGACAGAGGCATTTTCAGAGAAAACATTTTTTCCAGCTATAGCTGCCGTTATCGGAGTGGCTGTTATCTTTCCGACAATAAAAGGGTATGTCTACAATAAATCAATAGACAATATAAATATTTCAAATGTTAGAAATAGCGGTCAAAAGATATCTTACTGTCTTGATTACGATGATCTATACAGACATACTATGATGCAGGATGACGGATATTTTTACCAAACCTTCCGCGAATATTACCGTATTGAAGAAAATAGTTTAATCGATTTCTGCGGTAAAAACATGCCATGTGTCTTTGTAAACGGCAAATATATCGGATATCCTGCCGCTTACATAAATAACAAGCTCTATATTCCTATTGAATTAGTACTTAAAGAATTGGGAGGAACGGAAGCGTATTATGATGGAATGACGCATTTCAGCTATAAAAACGTTGAATATATTTATGACAGCAAAGCAAAAAATATATCATGTAATGACGGAAAGTATATAAAAAACGTGTCTCTTGGCGATAAAGTAATTTCTGCTATATACTTTTCTATTCCCTCTGATATTGCTTGCGAAATATTTGATTTAGATGTTAAAGTGGATGGTAAGGGAAATATTGAAATAAATAGCTGA
- a CDS encoding VWA domain-containing protein codes for MKKTIINKKIFIIILVFTLILVSGGVYFAVRYGGSLFGHLHTGTGSADNTDPNQARIVTDDIIGKPDVDFKLLKTGPADDWGSMPVPYFNPLGSYSFYESAEYIGFDNEPVTLHTLKGYTEKCENITGEKWVLKIPSDVDYTLNWMQWQTKKTGGTGYCGTHDHSTFSLKENDSVMWWADVRELESGGAEITVVKTNLLSAGKSLTVNAGDYKGVYYLETECTPGKLQTASIKLEGADTCGIQVDITGGSTIGNYKYHTQLSLSDEELNKKKTDTFVLDNLPITDGRLCWCISWQNAAAKPEKFTVSINDTADINKVKWGEAPGAIRVVGIPSGAAKVTLPEWASAEHTDISLSGNELIGIADENGDMLFTAPSGYYNVSIPSGLGDEYSVMRLVPVSAGEVTTVTIPDEMKASVGATSRLCGSFDIDEGGIELLNNSVSGNTGTVSFIINDPQDRELSLSADDIKISEEGARGTVTKVERMLAGSNVVLVLDSSGSMGDNMKPCIDAAIQFIKSLPEDTTIQVIQFAQDITLHEGTDKASALKALDKIKSVGATSLYDATGKALELLGGKKRGYAVIFSDGADSREPGVDGEGSIATSGEIIDAIKESGVTVFTIGFGKGHDPAILKAMSAASVNGAYYMAADKSALNSVFAAVAGKFGNQYTVTYTRPTIIEDESSTIPVVSLMLDRSGSMNIDPAEDNNVGWRMDKIKAVFHDFILNLPQGTLMQVGSFAEPEGGEEPRYDQITTDQKAPVLQAVGSLIAGGSTPTLTALNMAYNNLAPIPSQKRVLVFFTDAALYDPENADVLDIVLGNLKNSGIRVLFAGLATGSEAESLDEIFKNAAEKAGGDYILTDSMDKIAEKLNELLNRIDTPVKKTGVDFTMGIDYAADDGSKVSLYTAKNLSNCSPVTGKGKPVSPQTVNFASGEPYVIYDRNAAQLITGSDQPGVQSRVILRMSFDNMSKSNKFAELKVKEVYLLDVFKGIEAPQGKLFLALNAELAFKKSDASSKVTAYQIPDIFNHFYVSVNEGQMMPASEATWLAECPFAMPGECSIQVDGGNSRSGALIFLVDAPESCSNINQLSLHLYDTQNGHIEISLIGKLTSEMISMSSLPVQVTQKITDAFSMKMIGMTDLTSLMKIDLPQSEDSEYNNNAFRVLEAQFDTKVQALLDIDPVERFLYQIDTDKGVLLVPMSDIVYKLPLGFSGKTMLAPGSCSKVRMPFVLPRELLNVNSYIYGDLSDGSLLIPVVKGSAYKTGGTGKTFNNKYFSLTVNSFTLLQTDGNQAVLDFTLTDKKDGQGTGGIESVLMLQRSESMSDSRDSMTSEELQMAAAGRKGLGDFTSESENTVSVDSEATSKLLFGVLQKTGSWGAYDGQSRRGIMIFTLPDDDPSGWVLTCSEMLDMSVELGTEPYKDKSLLAEKPEIPVDDDFENALSEAVTGAVSAYESTSSEQNNIKSVGLSDSEIIGNQVPAPSLTIYGTQKIKAVKTDDDFYALMQKMNWLPGMVNKEDDVDSAMYRYAPEAVITQGWGAQNDLSVLARTLLARLGYQPKYRTVVISAEGKAEIGRISGIEEIPDKLIGIAYTDGKGNQKLFIPVFNKDISELNGMCCLATDETPVDITPQKGRLTIELYGKLIGNAGMAAAAGMMNDIGSVLGGGEGDGDFYETVTVFDRELSLPDMSLDLIDISYISTAKSEGGEMILPVLDTRQGFLYDSDSWVDTSSYKFEQIIIRLDEETVHTTLLGENQKLTEVFHTLAWNVPELAEDSAGSIEQMAEVEASAADNPANYSVSRWLGHETIGRLVKGLSDMGRETSEKLNIKAGRSTQSIALLVTMKSDGKRAEATVDLMNHRNQLHNGSDEQKHAYNIMYGYFASNMEAKALPGSEGIDYMDVWKNIPEDGSINVIGLESETDVDAIIEILDETGYPTLLLERMRKNAESEFHPTIYIYQTKPSTVNGKEKWAWLEIDMETYDTVSVFDTGERAGMCEYLVGCFPKTYAEIGVGIVVGITTSVGSVAAYSLSIDDYKEVMAAALNLSEAIGEQLEFITGVTDIIGAHCNVWEGVNGVPIAWEKIFEGLEGLWVNKFTFMEGYNMALDAYFGR; via the coding sequence ATGAAAAAAACAATTATAAACAAGAAAATTTTCATTATCATATTGGTTTTTACTCTGATCCTTGTTTCAGGAGGCGTATATTTCGCTGTCAGATACGGTGGAAGCCTTTTCGGCCATTTACATACCGGAACCGGCAGCGCGGATAATACGGATCCCAATCAGGCCAGGATAGTCACGGATGATATCATAGGTAAGCCGGATGTTGATTTCAAGCTTTTAAAGACCGGTCCAGCCGACGATTGGGGCAGCATGCCTGTTCCGTATTTTAACCCGCTTGGATCATATTCTTTTTATGAAAGCGCTGAATATATCGGTTTCGACAACGAGCCTGTAACTTTGCATACGCTGAAGGGATACACGGAAAAATGCGAAAATATCACCGGCGAGAAGTGGGTCTTGAAAATACCTTCAGACGTTGATTATACCTTGAATTGGATGCAATGGCAGACAAAGAAAACCGGCGGCACAGGATATTGCGGCACGCATGACCATTCGACTTTTTCACTTAAGGAAAACGATTCTGTCATGTGGTGGGCGGATGTCCGAGAGCTTGAATCCGGCGGCGCGGAAATTACCGTCGTCAAAACCAACTTATTATCCGCCGGAAAATCACTCACTGTCAATGCGGGTGATTATAAAGGCGTATATTATTTAGAAACCGAATGCACTCCGGGAAAGCTTCAGACCGCTTCAATCAAGCTCGAGGGTGCCGATACCTGCGGAATACAGGTCGATATAACAGGCGGAAGCACAATCGGAAATTATAAGTATCATACTCAGCTTTCGCTTTCGGATGAAGAACTGAATAAGAAGAAAACTGATACATTTGTCCTTGACAATCTGCCGATAACCGACGGCAGACTCTGCTGGTGCATTTCCTGGCAGAACGCAGCAGCCAAACCAGAGAAATTCACGGTCAGTATAAATGATACGGCGGATATCAATAAAGTAAAATGGGGAGAAGCGCCCGGTGCGATACGCGTTGTCGGCATACCTTCGGGAGCCGCAAAAGTAACCCTGCCGGAATGGGCATCCGCGGAACATACAGATATATCGCTTTCAGGCAATGAGCTCATCGGCATTGCCGACGAAAACGGCGATATGCTTTTCACCGCTCCGAGCGGTTATTACAATGTATCAATACCATCCGGTCTCGGAGATGAATATTCTGTGATGAGGCTCGTCCCTGTCAGCGCCGGTGAAGTCACCACAGTTACTATACCCGATGAAATGAAAGCCTCCGTAGGAGCAACATCACGGCTCTGCGGAAGCTTTGATATAGACGAGGGAGGTATAGAGCTTTTAAATAATTCTGTTTCCGGAAATACAGGTACTGTATCGTTTATTATAAATGATCCGCAGGACAGAGAACTTTCACTGTCGGCAGACGATATCAAAATCAGCGAAGAAGGCGCCCGGGGTACCGTCACAAAGGTTGAACGAATGCTCGCGGGAAGCAATGTCGTATTAGTATTGGACAGCTCCGGCTCAATGGGAGACAATATGAAGCCGTGCATTGACGCGGCAATACAATTTATAAAGAGCCTTCCGGAGGATACAACGATTCAGGTAATTCAATTTGCGCAGGATATCACTCTGCATGAAGGAACCGACAAGGCATCCGCGTTGAAGGCGCTTGATAAAATCAAGTCAGTCGGCGCCACATCGCTTTATGACGCCACAGGAAAGGCGCTTGAGCTTCTCGGAGGAAAAAAGCGCGGATACGCGGTTATATTCTCAGACGGCGCGGACAGCCGCGAACCGGGAGTAGACGGAGAGGGGAGCATTGCCACCAGTGGTGAAATTATCGACGCCATTAAAGAAAGCGGCGTTACCGTATTTACGATAGGCTTTGGTAAAGGTCATGACCCGGCAATACTGAAGGCTATGTCCGCCGCTTCCGTAAACGGAGCATATTACATGGCCGCGGATAAATCGGCACTGAACAGCGTTTTTGCCGCGGTTGCGGGAAAATTTGGAAATCAATATACAGTGACCTATACGCGTCCCACAATAATTGAAGACGAAAGCAGCACGATTCCCGTGGTTTCTCTTATGCTCGATAGGTCAGGCTCAATGAATATTGATCCTGCCGAAGATAATAATGTCGGCTGGCGCATGGACAAAATCAAAGCCGTATTTCACGACTTTATTCTGAATCTGCCGCAAGGCACGCTGATGCAGGTCGGAAGCTTCGCGGAGCCCGAGGGCGGAGAGGAGCCGCGGTATGACCAGATAACAACAGATCAAAAAGCGCCTGTTTTACAAGCTGTCGGCAGCCTCATCGCGGGCGGCAGCACTCCTACGCTTACAGCGCTTAATATGGCCTATAACAATCTCGCGCCCATACCCTCGCAGAAACGAGTGCTTGTATTTTTCACGGATGCCGCCCTTTACGATCCGGAAAACGCTGATGTCCTTGACATCGTACTTGGTAATCTTAAGAATTCAGGCATACGTGTGCTTTTCGCTGGACTCGCGACAGGTTCAGAAGCAGAATCCCTCGATGAAATTTTCAAGAACGCAGCCGAAAAAGCGGGCGGAGACTATATTCTGACTGACAGCATGGATAAGATTGCCGAAAAATTAAACGAGCTTCTTAACCGGATAGATACCCCGGTAAAGAAAACCGGCGTTGATTTCACAATGGGTATAGACTATGCTGCCGACGACGGAAGCAAAGTAAGCTTATATACAGCAAAAAACTTAAGCAACTGTTCTCCTGTCACCGGAAAAGGCAAACCCGTATCGCCTCAGACAGTTAATTTTGCGTCAGGTGAGCCTTATGTTATTTACGACCGCAACGCTGCTCAGCTTATTACCGGGTCGGATCAGCCGGGTGTTCAAAGCCGCGTTATTCTGCGAATGTCGTTTGACAATATGTCAAAGTCAAATAAATTCGCTGAATTGAAGGTCAAAGAAGTATATTTACTGGATGTATTTAAAGGCATTGAAGCGCCGCAGGGCAAGCTTTTCCTCGCGCTGAACGCAGAGCTTGCGTTTAAGAAATCCGACGCTTCATCCAAAGTGACTGCTTATCAGATTCCCGACATTTTTAATCATTTCTATGTCAGCGTCAACGAAGGACAGATGATGCCGGCCAGCGAGGCGACATGGCTTGCGGAATGTCCCTTCGCCATGCCGGGTGAATGCAGCATTCAGGTTGACGGCGGAAATTCACGCAGCGGAGCACTGATATTCCTCGTCGACGCTCCGGAAAGCTGCAGTAATATAAATCAGCTTTCACTTCATCTTTACGATACCCAGAACGGGCATATTGAAATTTCTCTGATCGGAAAGCTGACATCGGAAATGATTTCTATGAGCTCCTTGCCTGTTCAGGTAACACAAAAGATTACAGACGCATTTTCTATGAAAATGATCGGAATGACCGATTTGACTTCTTTAATGAAAATTGATCTTCCTCAATCGGAAGACAGCGAATACAATAATAATGCTTTCAGAGTGCTGGAAGCTCAGTTTGATACTAAGGTTCAGGCACTTCTCGATATTGATCCTGTTGAAAGATTTTTATATCAGATAGACACGGACAAAGGCGTTCTGCTTGTGCCGATGAGCGATATCGTATACAAGCTTCCTCTCGGCTTCTCAGGAAAAACGATGCTGGCGCCGGGCTCGTGCAGCAAAGTACGTATGCCATTCGTGCTGCCAAGAGAATTATTAAACGTAAATTCATACATATACGGAGATCTTTCCGACGGCAGCCTTTTAATACCGGTTGTGAAGGGTAGCGCTTATAAAACCGGAGGCACCGGAAAGACCTTCAACAATAAATATTTTTCTCTCACCGTAAATTCATTCACACTGCTTCAGACGGACGGAAATCAGGCTGTGCTCGACTTTACTTTGACTGACAAAAAAGACGGCCAGGGCACAGGAGGTATCGAAAGCGTGCTGATGCTCCAGCGAAGCGAATCAATGTCTGACTCTCGTGATTCAATGACCTCCGAAGAACTTCAAATGGCCGCGGCAGGGCGAAAGGGTCTCGGCGATTTTACAAGTGAAAGCGAAAATACGGTCAGTGTTGATTCTGAGGCGACATCAAAGCTTTTATTCGGAGTTCTTCAGAAAACAGGATCATGGGGTGCGTATGACGGGCAGTCAAGACGAGGAATCATGATCTTCACTCTGCCTGACGATGATCCGTCAGGCTGGGTCTTGACCTGCAGCGAAATGCTTGATATGTCTGTCGAGCTTGGCACGGAGCCATACAAAGATAAGTCGCTGCTTGCCGAAAAGCCTGAAATACCGGTTGACGATGATTTTGAAAACGCGTTGAGCGAAGCGGTTACAGGGGCGGTGTCCGCTTATGAATCAACCAGTTCGGAGCAAAACAATATAAAATCAGTTGGTCTTTCGGACTCCGAAATTATTGGCAATCAAGTGCCCGCGCCGTCTCTCACCATTTATGGCACACAGAAGATAAAAGCCGTAAAAACAGACGATGATTTTTATGCGTTGATGCAAAAAATGAACTGGCTGCCTGGCATGGTAAACAAAGAAGATGATGTAGATTCCGCGATGTACCGTTACGCACCTGAAGCGGTGATAACCCAGGGCTGGGGAGCCCAAAACGATCTGTCTGTTTTGGCAAGGACGCTGCTTGCGCGCCTCGGATATCAACCGAAATATCGGACTGTTGTCATATCCGCGGAAGGAAAGGCGGAGATCGGACGGATAAGCGGTATTGAGGAAATTCCCGATAAGCTTATAGGTATTGCTTATACGGACGGAAAAGGAAATCAAAAGCTGTTTATTCCTGTGTTTAACAAGGATATTTCCGAATTAAACGGAATGTGCTGTCTTGCGACAGACGAAACGCCCGTGGACATCACTCCCCAAAAAGGCAGATTGACCATCGAGCTGTATGGCAAGCTGATAGGAAACGCCGGCATGGCGGCTGCGGCCGGCATGATGAACGATATCGGAAGTGTTTTAGGCGGCGGAGAAGGAGACGGAGATTTCTATGAAACAGTTACTGTTTTCGACAGAGAACTTTCCTTGCCCGACATGAGCCTTGATTTAATCGATATAAGTTATATTTCAACCGCGAAGAGCGAAGGCGGCGAAATGATCCTGCCTGTCCTTGACACAAGACAAGGCTTTTTGTATGATTCGGACAGCTGGGTGGATACTTCTTCTTATAAATTCGAGCAGATTATCATACGCCTGGATGAAGAAACCGTTCATACCACATTGCTTGGAGAAAATCAAAAATTGACCGAGGTTTTCCATACGCTCGCATGGAATGTGCCTGAGCTTGCGGAAGATTCCGCCGGATCAATAGAACAAATGGCGGAAGTGGAAGCCTCCGCGGCAGATAATCCCGCCAACTATTCCGTATCGCGCTGGCTCGGACACGAAACGATCGGACGTCTTGTAAAGGGGCTTTCTGATATGGGAAGAGAAACGTCCGAAAAACTGAATATTAAAGCCGGACGCTCAACTCAGTCTATCGCATTGCTTGTTACAATGAAGTCGGACGGTAAAAGAGCGGAAGCCACGGTTGATCTTATGAACCACCGGAATCAACTGCATAACGGAAGCGATGAGCAAAAGCATGCATATAACATTATGTACGGTTATTTTGCCAGCAACATGGAAGCAAAAGCTCTTCCCGGCAGTGAAGGCATCGACTATATGGATGTATGGAAGAATATCCCCGAGGATGGTTCGATTAACGTCATCGGTCTAGAATCTGAAACCGATGTAGACGCAATTATAGAAATCCTTGATGAAACCGGATATCCCACGCTCCTTTTGGAACGGATGAGGAAGAACGCCGAATCAGAATTTCATCCCACGATTTATATCTATCAGACCAAACCGTCTACGGTCAACGGAAAGGAAAAATGGGCATGGCTTGAGATCGATATGGAAACCTATGACACCGTCTCTGTGTTTGATACGGGCGAACGGGCAGGCATGTGCGAATATCTGGTGGGTTGTTTCCCGAAAACTTACGCCGAGATAGGAGTCGGGATTGTTGTCGGAATAACAACTTCCGTAGGAAGCGTGGCGGCATATTCGCTATCAATCGACGATTACAAGGAAGTGATGGCAGCAGCTTTGAATCTCAGTGAAGCAATAGGAGAACAGCTTGAATTTATAACCGGTGTTACCGATATCATAGGCGCACACTGTAATGTATGGGAAGGCGTGAACGGGGTTCCGATCGCATGGGAAAAAATATTTGAAGGTCTGGAAGGCCTGTGGGTCAATAAATTCACTTTCATGGAGGGCTATAATATGGCTCTTGACGCTTATTTCGGAAGGTGA